The Iamia sp. SCSIO 61187 genomic sequence CAGACCAACAGCGGTTTCGCCTACCCCGAACATGGGGTCAACACCTTCGACGTGTCGGCGGACGAGCGCCTCGAGACCTACGAGCGCCTGTGGCAGGAGGGCGGGTTCGCGTTCTGGGCCGGCGGCTACTCCGACCTGCTCCTCGACGAGGCGGCCAACCGCACCGCGTACGTCTTCTGGCGCGCCAAGGTCCACGAGCGGGTGCACGACCCCGCCGTCGCCGAGGTCCTCGCGCCGGCCGAACCGCCCCACCCGTTCGGGGTGAAGCGCCCGTCGCTGGAGCAGTGGTACTACGACGCCTTCAACCAGGACAACGTCGAGCTGGTGGACCTCCGTCGGTCGCCGATCGGGTCGATCGCCCCCACAGGGGTCCGCACCACGGCGGGCGAGCACCCCTGCGACCTGCTGGTCATGGCCACCGGATTCGACGCCGTCACCGGCGGCCTGGTGAGCATCGACCTGCGTGGCCGCAACGGTGAGACCCTGCGCGACCACTGGGCGGGCGGTGTCCTCACCCACCTCGGCTTGTCCAGCCACGGCTTCCCCAACCTGCTGTTCCTGTACGGGCCGCAGAGCCCATCGGGGTTCTGCAACGGTCCCACCTGCGCCGAGGTGCAGGGAGACTGGGTCGTCGAGCTGCTCGCCCACCTGCGCGACACGGGCACCACCCGCATCGAGGCCACCGCAGAGGCCGAAGAGGAGTGGCGGACGATGGTGCACTCCATCGCCGACATGACGCTGTTCCCCCGGGCCGACTCGTGGTACATGGGCGCCAACATCCCGGGCAAGCCCCGGGAGATGCTCAACTGGCCGGGCGGCCTGCAGCTGTACCTGGCGTCGTGCCGGGAGTCAGCAGCCGACGGCTACCGCGGCTTCGCGCTGGACGACCCGGGCTGAGGGACCCGCCCCCGAGGCGGCGGGCAGGCGGGACCGGCTCGCCCGCCGATCAGCCCTCCGTCGCCGCCAGAGGAGCAGCGAGGCTGTGGAACTCGGCGAGCAGGCCGGCGCTGTTGGGCCGGGAGGAGACGGCGAGCTCCAGCTCGGCGACGGTGGCCGCCCGGTTCTGCTCCTCGAGCAACCCGAGCGACTCGGCCAGCGACGCGTCCCACAGCTGGCCGATGATGTCGGTGCCCGGGTAGCGCTTCCCCGACTCACCGACGAAGGTGCGGTCGCGCATCTCGGTGAGCGCGGTGCGCAGGTACTCGACGTGGGGCGTCTCGTCGGCGCGGATGTAGGACACGAGACGGCCCGCCTCGCCGTCGCCGGCCACCAGATCGGGGTCGGACAGGAGCTCCTCGGCCCAGGCGAAGACGTGGAAGGCCTTGATCTCCACGAACAGCACCCGCAGCATGGTGGAGATCAGCATCTCGAGGCCGACGTCGAGGTCCTCGAAGGTGCGCTTGCCGAGGAACCGCTGCCGGGCCCCGTCCGGGTCGGGTTCCCCGGCGGGGGCGATCCCCATGCGCCGCAGCATGAGCTCCGTCTCGTCCTCGGTGACCGGGTTCTCGAAGGCGATGTCGCGCACGGCGTACCACATGCGGTCGTGGCCGGCCTCGTCGCCGTGGCCGGCCTCGTCGCGGGCGTGGGCCTCGACGAGGCCCTTGGACAGGTGGTCCAGGGCCGTGCCCCGGATGTCGTCGTCGAAGAACCGCTGCATGTCCGGTGGGGCGAGGAAGCGGATCATCGCGCCGAAGCCCTCCACCGTGCCGATGCGCGTGAGGTTTGCCACGATCGGCTCTCGCACACCGCGGCGGAGCAGGAGCCGAGCCTGCTCGACGCTGGGGTAGTTCCCCGGCCACGTCTCGACGGGGGCGTGCAGGATCTCGGTGCCGAAGTCCTGGCGATGCTGATCCTGCCAGGCGGCCAGCGCCGGCCGGCGGAACTTGGTGCGGGGCGAAACGTAGCTGCCGTCGGAGAGGAACCCGCCGTGGCAGCGCACACCGCCGGCCAGGAGCGGCTCCTCGATCTCGTCGCTGGCCAGGAGCTCTTCGGAGCTGAACTCGAGCGCGTGGGCCATGGCGTCATCCTCGTCTCGGGTCGGCGGCCCGACCCTCGGTCGTAGCGTAGTCGGATGTCTACAGCGCGGCAAGGGTGCCGCTCGTCAGCGGGGTGCGAGCAGGGCGGCCATGGCCGAGAACCACTGCTCGGGCACGTCGTCCCCCCCGCCGGTCGCGACCTGGATGAAGTCCCGCAGCAGGAGCCAGCCGAGCGAGAAGGCGAAGCCCATGGCCACGAGGTCGGCGGCGCCGATGGGTGCGC encodes the following:
- a CDS encoding NAD(P)/FAD-dependent oxidoreductase, translating into MSTPDHDVVVVGAGFAGLYQLHHLRDLGLRVTLLEAGTGLGGIWYWNCYPGARVDSHVPLYEYSDPALWQDWYWDERFPDWQALRRYFDHVDSVWGLRDDIRFETRVTAGAWDEAQRCWELRTDAGDTLRTGFVVMCTGFAAKAHVPDIPGLDTFEGNWSHTAHWPQGGVDLTGRRVAVIGTGASGVQVVQEAARVAEHVTVFQRTPIMALAMQQRSLSREDQDEAKAEYPAIFERRTQTNSGFAYPEHGVNTFDVSADERLETYERLWQEGGFAFWAGGYSDLLLDEAANRTAYVFWRAKVHERVHDPAVAEVLAPAEPPHPFGVKRPSLEQWYYDAFNQDNVELVDLRRSPIGSIAPTGVRTTAGEHPCDLLVMATGFDAVTGGLVSIDLRGRNGETLRDHWAGGVLTHLGLSSHGFPNLLFLYGPQSPSGFCNGPTCAEVQGDWVVELLAHLRDTGTTRIEATAEAEEEWRTMVHSIADMTLFPRADSWYMGANIPGKPREMLNWPGGLQLYLASCRESAADGYRGFALDDPG